A portion of the Candidatus Methylomirabilota bacterium genome contains these proteins:
- a CDS encoding DEAD/DEAH box helicase family protein yields the protein MKLHFEPNLYYQLQAIEAACDLFHGQETCQTEFTVTRDVASEQMSFLENDLGIGNRLALLPDELLENLHDVQLRHGLAPAPSLASMDFTVEMETGTGKTYVYLRTIFELNRRYGFTKFVIVVPSVAIKEGVYKTLQITEEHFRALYANTPFEFFLYDSSKLGQVRNFATSPHIQIMVVTVGAINKKDVNNLYKDSEKTGGEKPIDLIKATRPILIVDEPQSVDGGLEGRGKEALGAMNPLCTLRYSATHADEHHMLYRLDAVDAYERKLVKQIEVASLEVEGGHNKGYVKLLSTSNKKGAFSAKVELDVQRLFGVSRETVIVRPGDDLQQISGRAVYADCLVQNIGCKAGEEFLELSNQEKPLHPGQAIGGVDGDPLTRIMIRRTIEEHLDKELRLRSQGIKVLSLFFIDVVAHYRGYTADGAQVKGKYALMFEEEYRKAAAKPKYRTLFNEVDVQSDATEVHDGYFSVDKKGTWTDTAENNQGNRDNAERAYNLIMRDKEKLLDLDTKLKFIFSHSALREGWDNPNVFQICAIREMGTERERRQTIGRGLRLCVNQQGERLRGFDVNTLTVIATEGYEQFAENLQKEIEADTGICFGIVEKDQFAAIPVTDDAGRTTAMGVPRSEAIWTHLKDAGYVDAKGKVQDRLRKALKDDTLQLPEPFQAQLPQVKEILRKLAGKLDIKNADERRPIKTRQAVLHSEEFQALWNRIKHKTTYRVQFDNEKLVAECARAICECPPITKTRVQIRKADLAIGRGGVSSEETTVAAPIIIEETDIELPDLLTDLQDKTQLTRRSLVRILTDSGRLDDFKRNPQQFIELATESINRTKRLALVDGIRYQRIGDEYYYAQELFEQEELTGYLKNMLVATKSVYESVVYDSSGVERTFAEQLEKNEAVKVYAKLPGWFTVPTPLGTYNPDWAVLVEKDGAERLYFVVETKSSLFTDDLRDKESAKIECGKAHFKALAVGESPTAFIQARNIDDLMAKC from the coding sequence ATGAAGCTGCACTTTGAGCCGAACCTCTACTACCAGCTTCAGGCCATCGAGGCGGCCTGCGACCTCTTCCACGGGCAGGAGACCTGCCAAACGGAATTCACCGTCACACGGGACGTCGCCAGTGAGCAAATGTCGTTTCTCGAAAACGACCTCGGCATCGGTAACCGGCTCGCGCTGCTGCCTGATGAATTGCTGGAAAACCTCCACGACGTCCAACTCCGCCACGGTCTGGCCCCAGCGCCCTCGCTTGCGTCCATGGACTTCACGGTGGAGATGGAGACCGGCACGGGCAAGACCTACGTCTACCTGCGTACCATCTTCGAGCTGAACCGGCGTTACGGCTTCACCAAGTTCGTCATCGTGGTCCCATCCGTCGCGATCAAGGAGGGCGTGTACAAAACGCTTCAGATCACCGAAGAGCACTTTCGCGCCCTCTACGCCAACACGCCCTTCGAGTTCTTCCTCTACGACTCCAGCAAGCTTGGCCAGGTGCGTAACTTCGCCACCAGTCCACACATCCAGATCATGGTGGTGACGGTCGGCGCGATCAATAAGAAGGACGTCAACAACCTCTACAAGGACAGCGAGAAGACCGGCGGCGAGAAACCTATCGACCTCATCAAGGCCACCCGGCCGATCCTGATTGTGGACGAGCCGCAGAGCGTGGACGGCGGCCTCGAAGGTCGGGGCAAGGAGGCGCTCGGGGCTATGAACCCGCTCTGCACGCTGCGCTACTCCGCCACCCACGCCGACGAGCACCACATGCTCTATCGCCTCGACGCAGTGGACGCCTACGAGCGCAAGCTGGTCAAGCAGATCGAGGTGGCGTCCCTCGAGGTCGAAGGCGGCCACAATAAGGGCTACGTCAAACTGCTCTCCACCAGCAACAAAAAGGGCGCCTTCAGCGCCAAAGTCGAACTCGACGTGCAACGCCTCTTTGGAGTGAGCCGGGAGACGGTCATCGTAAGACCGGGTGACGATCTCCAGCAGATCAGCGGCCGCGCCGTCTATGCCGACTGCCTGGTGCAGAATATCGGCTGCAAAGCCGGCGAAGAGTTTCTCGAACTGAGCAACCAGGAAAAACCCCTGCATCCGGGTCAGGCCATCGGCGGCGTGGACGGTGACCCGCTCACGCGGATCATGATCCGCCGCACCATCGAGGAGCATCTGGACAAGGAACTACGTCTGCGGTCGCAGGGTATCAAGGTGCTGAGCCTGTTCTTCATCGATGTCGTCGCGCACTACCGTGGCTACACTGCAGACGGGGCTCAGGTGAAGGGCAAGTATGCGCTGATGTTCGAGGAGGAATACCGCAAGGCCGCCGCCAAACCGAAGTACCGCACCCTCTTCAACGAGGTGGATGTGCAGTCCGACGCGACGGAAGTCCACGACGGCTATTTCTCCGTCGACAAGAAGGGGACGTGGACGGACACCGCCGAGAACAACCAGGGCAATCGCGACAACGCCGAGCGCGCCTACAACCTCATTATGAGGGATAAGGAAAAACTGCTGGACCTTGACACAAAGCTGAAGTTCATCTTTTCCCACTCCGCCCTGCGCGAGGGCTGGGACAACCCGAACGTGTTCCAGATTTGCGCTATCCGCGAGATGGGCACCGAGCGCGAGCGCCGCCAGACGATCGGCCGCGGCCTGCGCCTGTGCGTGAACCAGCAGGGCGAACGCCTGCGGGGCTTCGACGTCAACACCCTCACCGTCATTGCCACCGAAGGGTACGAGCAGTTCGCCGAGAACCTCCAGAAGGAGATCGAGGCCGACACCGGCATCTGCTTCGGCATTGTGGAAAAGGATCAGTTTGCCGCCATCCCGGTGACGGACGACGCCGGGCGGACCACGGCCATGGGCGTGCCCCGGTCGGAAGCCATCTGGACGCATCTGAAGGACGCGGGTTACGTAGATGCGAAGGGCAAGGTGCAGGACCGGTTGAGAAAGGCGCTCAAGGATGACACGCTGCAACTCCCGGAGCCGTTCCAGGCCCAGCTCCCGCAGGTAAAGGAAATCCTCCGCAAGCTCGCCGGGAAACTGGACATCAAGAACGCCGACGAGCGCAGGCCGATCAAGACCCGACAGGCAGTGCTGCACAGCGAGGAGTTCCAGGCGCTCTGGAACCGCATCAAGCACAAGACCACGTACCGCGTACAGTTCGATAACGAGAAGCTGGTCGCGGAGTGCGCCAGGGCCATCTGCGAATGCCCGCCCATCACTAAGACCCGCGTGCAGATTCGCAAGGCCGACCTCGCCATCGGGCGGGGTGGCGTCTCATCGGAGGAAACGACCGTCGCCGCGCCGATCATCATCGAAGAAACCGACATCGAGCTGCCAGACCTGCTGACCGATCTTCAGGACAAGACCCAGCTTACTCGGCGCAGTCTCGTGCGCATCTTGACCGACAGCGGCCGCCTCGATGACTTCAAGCGAAACCCGCAACAGTTCATTGAGTTGGCGACCGAGTCGATCAACCGCACCAAGCGCCTGGCCCTCGTGGATGGCATCCGCTATCAACGCATCGGCGACGAGTATTATTACGCTCAAGAACTCTTTGAGCAGGAGGAGCTGACGGGCTACCTCAAGAACATGCTGGTCGCGACCAAATCCGTTTATGAGAGCGTCGTGTACGATTCGTCCGGTGTCGAACGCACATTTGCCGAACAACTGGAGAAGAACGAAGCCGTCAAGGTCTATGCCAAGCTCCCCGGCTGGTTCACAGTCCCGACGCCGTTGGGAACCTACAACCCGGATTGGGCCGTGTTGGTTGAGAAGGATGGTGCGGAGCGCCTCTACTTCGTGGTAGAAACCAAGAGCAGCCTCTTCACTGACGACCTGCGCGATAAGGAAAGCGCCAAGATCGAGTGCGGCAAGGCTCACTTCAAGGCCTTGGCCGTCGGCGAAAGCCCTACAGCGTTCATCCAGGCCAGGAACATCGACGACCTGATGGCGAAGTGTTAG
- a CDS encoding ATP-binding protein, whose amino-acid sequence MGAKMTEMLLPELRLPDELIRDLDRQNPWWQNQPPPVLPMFCRWPYNKLRERLDHPIAPIIVIRGPRQIGKTTLQLQLIKSLLEQGVVPQRILRVQFDDLPSLVHAKFGEPILRIVDWFEKTVLRATLNESAHRQEPVFLFFDEVQNLEAWDVQLKSLVDNSTVRVMVTGSSALRIEMGRDSLAGRIHSLEVGPLRLNEIAALRSLGNLNPLQEDNGWQDWLRPEFWRELTVHAERQSGALRLAFAAFSERGAYPLAQARAGISWEDIAAQLNETVVRRVIEHDLRVGERGRKRDRLLLEEVFRMGCRYIGQSPNPALLAREAQRALNANIGSQRIRHYLDFLDGSLLLRAIEPLEIRLKKRRGYSKLCLCDHAIRAAWLQEVIPLDPEALDRSPHLFDLAGRIAESTVGYFFASLTGLSVAHLPERGGEPEVDFVLTIGERRIPVEVKYRRVIDPLRDTIGLRAFLEKAVHNAPFGLLITQGDTPAVPDPRIVTIPLAALLIVR is encoded by the coding sequence ATGGGCGCAAAGATGACAGAAATGCTGCTCCCTGAACTGAGATTGCCGGATGAGTTGATCCGTGATCTCGATCGCCAGAATCCCTGGTGGCAGAATCAACCGCCGCCCGTCCTCCCGATGTTTTGTCGCTGGCCCTACAACAAGTTACGAGAACGCCTCGATCATCCCATCGCGCCGATCATTGTCATCCGTGGACCGCGCCAGATAGGCAAGACGACCTTACAGCTCCAACTGATCAAGTCGCTGCTGGAGCAAGGCGTGGTGCCGCAACGGATACTGCGGGTTCAGTTCGACGACCTGCCGTCGTTGGTCCATGCAAAGTTTGGGGAGCCCATTCTGCGTATCGTGGACTGGTTCGAGAAAACCGTACTCCGCGCCACTCTCAATGAGAGTGCGCATCGGCAGGAACCGGTCTTCCTGTTTTTCGACGAAGTGCAGAACCTGGAAGCGTGGGATGTTCAACTGAAGTCGCTGGTTGATAACTCAACCGTGCGGGTGATGGTGACGGGTAGTTCGGCTCTGCGAATCGAAATGGGGCGGGACAGTCTGGCCGGCCGCATTCATTCGCTGGAAGTCGGCCCGCTGCGTTTGAATGAAATTGCGGCACTGCGCAGCCTTGGCAACCTCAATCCGTTGCAAGAAGATAATGGTTGGCAAGACTGGCTGCGACCGGAATTCTGGCGTGAGCTGACTGTCCATGCCGAGCGTCAATCGGGAGCATTGAGACTCGCGTTTGCCGCGTTTTCCGAGCGCGGTGCCTATCCGCTGGCGCAGGCACGCGCAGGTATCTCATGGGAAGACATCGCTGCTCAATTGAACGAGACGGTCGTGCGCCGCGTGATCGAGCACGATCTGCGTGTTGGCGAACGTGGACGCAAGCGGGACCGGCTCCTTCTCGAAGAAGTGTTTCGCATGGGCTGCCGTTACATTGGGCAGAGCCCCAATCCTGCATTACTCGCACGGGAAGCGCAGCGCGCCCTGAACGCCAACATCGGCTCCCAGCGCATCCGCCATTACCTTGATTTCCTTGACGGCAGCCTGCTGTTACGCGCCATAGAGCCGCTGGAAATACGGCTCAAAAAGCGACGCGGCTACAGCAAATTGTGTCTGTGCGACCATGCAATCCGCGCCGCTTGGCTGCAAGAGGTCATCCCGCTTGACCCCGAGGCGCTGGACCGCTCGCCGCATCTTTTTGATTTGGCCGGTCGTATTGCCGAGAGCACGGTTGGATATTTCTTTGCCTCGCTTACCGGTTTGTCGGTGGCCCACCTGCCGGAGCGGGGAGGCGAGCCCGAGGTGGACTTCGTGCTCACCATCGGCGAGCGTCGCATACCCGTTGAGGTCAAGTACCGTCGCGTTATTGACCCCCTGCGCGATACTATCGGCCTGCGCGCCTTTCTGGAAAAGGCTGTCCACAATGCGCCGTTTGGCTTGTTGATCACTCAAGGCGATACGCCGGCCGTGCCGGATCCCCGCATCGTCACCATTCCCTTAGCAGCGCTCCTCATTGTTCGCTGA
- a CDS encoding HigA family addiction module antidote protein, producing MPAIPIHPGEHLAEELTALNMSAAELARHLSVPTNRITEILNSQRAITGDTALRLAHFFGTSAQFWLNLQGLYELRLAEQKAGKQIKALPTLKHRKTKIGPPLQQPAHP from the coding sequence ATGCCCGCCATCCCCATCCATCCCGGTGAGCATCTCGCCGAGGAACTGACAGCGCTCAACATGAGCGCCGCCGAGCTTGCGCGCCACCTCAGCGTCCCGACCAACCGCATCACCGAAATACTCAACAGCCAGCGCGCTATTACGGGGGATACCGCCCTGCGTCTCGCGCATTTCTTCGGAACCAGCGCGCAATTCTGGCTGAACCTTCAGGGCCTCTATGAGCTACGCCTCGCCGAACAGAAAGCCGGAAAACAGATCAAGGCTCTTCCGACTCTCAAGCATCGCAAGACCAAGATCGGACCACCGCTCCAACAACCTGCCCATCCCTGA